Genomic segment of Harmonia axyridis chromosome 6, icHarAxyr1.1, whole genome shotgun sequence:
CTACAACTTTTATaataaatgcaaatctcatttaACCGATAGGAAGCCAGATATTCGCGAAAAACCGATTTTTGTGACCTTTGACCTTGAATATCTTGAGACGCGGACACGATAACGATTGTGACTTTTGAGAGAACATTTAGAATGACAAAACAAAGGTTCATACCAATTTGCAGCTTATTATCTTTCATTCCGAGGTTGAcccctttttttacctaatatGATTGGGCTATAAAATCGAATCAAAATCAACacacacaccaggtattctatgaaTCTTAACCTACAGGTCCCTTCCAGTCAGTGTGACCATctatagtagaaatctactattGTAGTAGATTTCGGGCCACCCATGgtagataaatttttcatagTAGATTTCTGATTTGTTTGTCTGTTAGATACTAGATGGCACTATTCGCAATGAGTTTAAAAATTTGAAACCACCAAAACTCTGGCTCAGCCAACATCGAAAAATATTCGCACATTTCGAAATTTGCCAAGCAAATGCTATGTTTGCCATTGCCTAATGTTAAATGCGAAAGAATATTTTCCGAAATCAAtagaataaaaacaaaagataGGAATAGATTCATGAACATAAATGTTGCTTCGATTCTAAAGAAGGATTAAAGGAAGCTGGTGAATGTAGCGAATTTACTCCAGattcagaaaagttgaatatgatgaataaaaatacactttatgaaaatatgaaactttctgaGATAAATATAGGTAtgtacttttttcaattttaggtAGACAAcgttattttattgattttctaactatactatatatattttttattatatgttgtatttttgtatatattttaatatgtgtatattttttagATATTATTTTTACACTTTTGAATGTATAGGGGCCAATAATATGTTATGATACATAAATTCACATTATGTTATAATGCTATGAATAAAcccgttatttatttattttatatttgaatcaGTATTTTGTCAGTTTTAAATATCATTGATAAATACCTACAAATATGGATATGCGCATGCGCAAAGCTGATAGTAGATTTCTATCATCCTCGTAGTAGCACAGATTACTAACCACAGATTACTGTCTGTGGTAGTAGATTCGCTTTTTGAAAGATGGTCACACTACTCACACTGCTTCCAGTTCTTTCTTCAGTTCACAGATCCACACATAGTGAGACAAACCCCTTCCCaagaaaaattttgtaataattattattgttctatTTCAGGAACAAAAATGGGTGGAACAACAACCCAACATGTTTACAGTTCATGAGAACTTTTGAAAGGCTTTTGCTACAGTTTTCCAAAGGATGACAAATTAAGGGAATTGTAGATGAAAGCTGTAGGAAGAATTGATTTCCACCCTTCTTCCTCGTTGAAAATATGCAGTATGGATTAAACATACCATCATGCGGTTTTACGAAGATCTGCAGAGGAATTGAGATAGCCATAAAAAACTTTGAGTGTGACGGATAATAGAGTTCCTGCTGAAAACAAATTTCTTAATGCTTTTATCACTGCCAATGCTTAACATTATTACCCACTGATGACTAATTTATTTCCTGAATTAGATGACCATTTTTATGAATCATCCCCTGTGGGTGTTAATAATGGATTTCTATTGATCAAGGAGATAGTAAAAGCCTATTTCAAAACTAGGGTTTTCAATCTTGCGAAAAAATGTACTCAAAAATACAAGGTCAATCTGTTCGACAGCAgcttacaaaatttattttatttaatcacCAATAATGTATATTAGATATATTTCCCATTCCTGCATGATGAATTTGTCAATTTTAAGTTCAGAGtctcaattcagaaaaactaatttttaatattatattttccATTCACCACTGATTTCAGGATAAATTTCTCCAGTTGAAATTCTTATTGTAAACTTCTCGAATGTTTAAATTGTCAAGAATTATTTTGTATAGTATTTTAGGCTTAATTGCCACTAGTTACCAATTGCACTTGTGGATCAGAAATAAAGACTTCATAATATCAATGACTTGCAgaacattgattaattttctATTGTACAGTTTTTACTATATCAAATATATATTCTTTATTTGttataaatttcattgaataattccaTTCAAGCTTAAACACTAGGTTTTACGCAATATACTCATTATCTATCACTATGTTCGTGGAGGagtaaaatataattttgatacTAACGTGGATTTGTTTCATTGATTCCAATCTTCCTGTAAAATTGACTGGTCGAGAAagtatttgttattgttttttcttGAGTAAAATGGTAATCTTTTGGCTCaatttcataattcaaaattacCTTCAAACTTTTAAGTAGtaacttgaattaaattttttgatgttaaatTAGCTGTTTTTTTCACAAGTATTTGGTGAAGAGAATTGAAGTTACTGTGAAGTGGATACATGTGGGCATTATATAACTTGTATTAAGTATACAAGGAAtactattgaataaaaatattttaattttgaagacTTATGAACAGTAAAATTAATGAGTAGAGTAGGTACCTAGAAAGATGTCAGTAATGAGACTATTCATTTTAGAAGGGAATTCacaaagaaagaaaaatcacATCCATTAGAAATCAACTAATAATTTCTTACTTTATTGCAATTCGGCTAACAACAGAATCTAATAAATCATTATTTTGGAACTCTTCTTCtcctattttataattttttttcactaaattgACGTCAGTTAATTCACTGATTCTTTTCACATTTACTTCTTCACCGTTTATAAAATCAATAGTTTCTGCAGCttcattaattttgtttattaataCTATGAGTAAGTCCTTGTCACCGTCACTCGCTCCGAAAGTTTTTAAACTGGCCGTTATATTTTTGGATATAGACAGATTGAAGAGAATTTCAGAGTAAACTGTTTTCGTTTTGAATTCTTTTGCTGTTGATGCTTTGTTAGCTGCCACTACTACTTGAAACGGATCGACTATAAGACTAGGCTTTATTGCACTGCATTTTAGTTTTccttcaatcaatttttttacaatatcttctgcattttttacatttttatataAATGCATGTATATCTTAGAGTTAGTTGAGGGATCGAGATCTAATTGCCAGTTCATTTCTATttgttgaattgaaatgaatttataattttaagaGAACAGATATGAGGTTACTCCAGAGCATAGAgaaatgatctttctccttTGTCTATGGTCCAGGGACAATCGATATCTCGGCTCTCAGGTCTTTGAGTAAAGAATAGAGAGGTCCTGTATTCATAGTAGAAGGAGGTGACCCACGTGATGGAGGTTGCGCAGTTGTTGGGCAGCCTCCAGTCATTGATCGAGCTGTCATCGATCGAGTAGTTATAGATCGAGTTGTTTTCGATCGGTTTGTtgtcgatcgagttgttatcgaTTGTGCAGGAACCGATGGTGATGTCACGTGACTTCGAGTCATCGATCGGGTTGTTATCGAACGGGTGGCAACTGGGAGCCTGGTACGGGTGGTATGAAGCTGAACTGTCGATCGGGTTGTTGTCGGGGGCTGAGTTATCGATCGATGTGTTACCATGAGACGGGAAATAAAAGGTTTCCAAGTGTTGGGTAATCTTTGACCGTCATCCCGTTTGTTGAGACAATTGGGTCGTTTTTCGATCTCGAGTGCTTCACGGATTATCCTACATGTGAGGgttgactttacgccggggtctcaatctgcctactccccaggtatcatcaacaagagtattctcgtaggtgtggttatcttTCGTCCCTCGAGGCAACTGAACGTTAACCACGAGAGGTCCTGTATTCATAGTAGAAGGAGGTGACCCACGTGATGGAGGTTGCGCAGTTGTTGGGCAGCCTCCAGTCATTGATCGAGCTGTCATCGATCGAGTAGTTATAGATCGAGTTGTTTTCGATCGGTTTGTtgtcgatcgagttgttatcgaTTGTGCAGGAACCGATGGTGATGTCACGTGACTTCGAGTCATCGATCGGGTTGTTATCGAACGGGTGGCAACTGGGAGCCTGGTACGGGTGGTATGAAGCTGAACTGTCGATCGGGTTGTTGTCGGGGGCTGAGTTATCGATC
This window contains:
- the LOC123682052 gene encoding EKC/KEOPS complex subunit TPRKB-like; translation: MNWQLDLDPSTNSKIYMHLYKNVKNAEDIVKKLIEGKLKCSAIKPSLIVDPFQVVVAANKASTAKEFKTKTVYSEILFNLSISKNITASLKTFGASDGDKDLLIVLINKINEAAETIDFINGEEVNVKRISELTDVNLVKKNYKIGEEEFQNNDLLDSVVSRIAIK